The Methylobacterium durans nucleotide sequence CCGACCCTCGCGCCGCTCCTGCCCGAGTTGATCCTCGCCATCGGCGTCATGGTGCTGATCCTCTACGGCGCCTTTCGCGGCGAGCGCTCGGTGGAGGGCGTCAACGTCGGCGCGCTGCTCCTGCTGCTGCTGGCCTTCTTCGTGGTGGTCTCGCAGCCCGCCGGCATGAAGGTTACGACGCTGTCCGGCGCCTTCATCTCGGACGCCTTCTCGCGGGTGATGAAGGGGCTGATCCTGCTCGGATCGTCCGCCACGATCCTGCTCTCGCGCGACTATTTCCAGCGCGAGCGCATCGACCGGTTCGAGTACCCGATCCTGATCGTCCTGTGCACGATCGGCATGATGGTGATGGCCTCGGCCAACGACCTCATCGCCCTCTATCTCGGTCTGGAGCTTCAATCGCTCGCCGCCTACGTCATCGCCGCCTTCCACCGCGACAACCTGCGGTCGACGGAGGCCGGGCTGAAGTACTTCGTGCTCGGCGCGCTCTCCTCCGGCATGCTGCTCTACGGCGCCTCGCTGGTCTACGGCTTCACCGGCACCGTCTCCTTCCCGGGCATCGTCTCGGCGCTGCACGGCGAGGCGGGCTTCGGCATCGTCCTCGGCATCGTGTTCGTGGCCGCGGGCGTCGCCTTCAAGATGTCGGCGGTGCCGTTCCATATGTGGACGCCCGACGTCTACGAGGGCTCGCCGACGCCGGTGACCGCGTTCTTCGCCTCCGCGCCCAAGATGGCCGCGGTCGCGATGACGGTGCGCGTCTTCATCGGCGCCTTCCCGGACGTCACCGCGATCTGGCAGCAGATCATCGTGTTCGTCGCGATCGCCTCGATGGCGCTCGGTTCCTTCGCGGCGATCGGCCAGCGCAACATCAAGCGCCTGATGGCCTACTCGTCGATTGGCAACATCGGCTACGCGCTGATCGGCCTCGCCGCCGGCTCCCAGGAGGGCGTGCAGGGCGTGGTGATCTACATGATCATCTACCTTGCCATGACGCTCGGCGCCTTCGCGATCATCCTCTCGCTGCGGCGGCGCGACGAGATGTTCGAGACGATCGACGATCTCTCGGGGCTCTCGCGCACGCACCCGGTGCTCGCCTTCTGCCTCGCGATGATGATGTTCTCGCTCGCCGGCATCCCGCCGCTCGCCGGCTTCTTCGCGAAGTTCTACGTCTTCGCCGCCGCCATCAAGGCGGGCCTCGTGACCCTCGCCGTGATCGGCGTGGTGACGAGCGTGGTCGGCGCCTATTACTACCTGCGCATCGTCAAGGTGATGTATTTCGACGAGGCGAAGGCGCCCTACGAATCGATGGCGCCGGGTCTCCGGATCGTGCTCGCCATCTCCAGCGTCGTCGTGATCCTGTTCTTCCTGCTGCCGGGCCCTCTCCGGGGCGCTGCGGACGCCGCGGCGAAGTCGCTGTTCTGAGCCTCCGTTGAGCTACCGGCTCAGCGAGGCGGCCCGGGCGGCGGGGCATCGCCTCCACGTCCACGAGAGCCTCGGCTCGACGAACACGGAGGCGTTGGAGCGTGCGCGCGCGGGCGAGACCGGCCCACTCTGGGTCGTCGCCCGCCGTCAGGAGGCCGGGCGCGGCCGCCGCGGCAATGCCTGGACGACGCTGCCCGGCAACCTCGCCGCCAGCCTGCTCTGGCCGGTCGCGGGCGTCGAGCCGGACAGGGTCGCGACCCTCGGTTTCGTGGCCGGCGTCTCGCTGGCGGCCGCGATCGCGGATGCCTGCGGCACCGTGCCGGGCTGCGATTCGGACGGCGGCTCCCGATCTATCGCCTTGAAATGGCCGAACGACGTGCTGGCGAAGGGCGCCAAGCTCGCCGGCATCCTGCTCGAGGCGGAGGTGCTGCCCGGCGGGCGGCGGGCGGTAGTGATCGGCTTCGGCGTCAACGTCGCGGCTTCCCCGAAGGCCTGCCCTACGCGGCGACGTCGCTCTCCGCACTGGGAAGCGGGGCCGGGGCGGAGAAAGTTCTTGAATTCCTCTCCGGCCATGTCACCGAGGCGGCGCGCCTCTGGGAGGGCGGACGGAATTTTGCGGGCATTCGCGCGCGCTGGCTGGCGCGGGCGGCCGGGCTCGGATCGCGGATCGCGGTCCGTACCGGCGCCGAGACGCTGGAAGGCCTGTTCGACACGATCGACGAGGGGGGGCGGCTCGTGATCCTCGCCCCGGACGGCACGCGCAGGACCGTGACGGCGGGCGAGGTGCATTTCGGGACGGCCGCGACGGCGGCGAGAGTTTGGGTTTGACTTGATGACGACAGGGCAAGACGAGCTCGTCTTCCTGCCGCTCGGCGGCGTGGGCGAGATCGGGATGAATGCGGGGCTCTACGGGTTCGGCCCGGAGAAGCGCCGGAAATGGATCATGGTCGATTGCGGCATGGGCTTCGCGGGCGAGGAGGCGATGCCGGGCATCGACCTCATGTTCCCCGATCTCAGCTTCATCGAGGAGCGCAAGGCCGATCTCCTCGGGATCTTCATCACGCACGCGCACGAGGATCACATCGGGGCAATCAGCGAGCTGTGGCCGCGCCTGCGCGCGCCGGTCTACGCCACCCGCTTCGCCAAGAACCTCCTGGAGACGCGCCGCCTCGGCGAGCCGGGCGCTCCGAAGGTGGAGCTCAAGGAGGTCGTGCCGGGCCGCCGCGTCACGGTCGGCCCCTTCGACATCGAGTTCGTGCCGGTCTCGCACTCGATCCCCGAGTCGAACGCGGTGGCGATCCGCACCGCCCACGGTCTCGTCGTCCACACGGGCGACTGGAAGCTCGACGCGACGCCGATCCTCGGCGACGTCACCGA carries:
- the nuoN gene encoding NADH-quinone oxidoreductase subunit NuoN — protein: MTAAQTVLPTLAPLLPELILAIGVMVLILYGAFRGERSVEGVNVGALLLLLLAFFVVVSQPAGMKVTTLSGAFISDAFSRVMKGLILLGSSATILLSRDYFQRERIDRFEYPILIVLCTIGMMVMASANDLIALYLGLELQSLAAYVIAAFHRDNLRSTEAGLKYFVLGALSSGMLLYGASLVYGFTGTVSFPGIVSALHGEAGFGIVLGIVFVAAGVAFKMSAVPFHMWTPDVYEGSPTPVTAFFASAPKMAAVAMTVRVFIGAFPDVTAIWQQIIVFVAIASMALGSFAAIGQRNIKRLMAYSSIGNIGYALIGLAAGSQEGVQGVVIYMIIYLAMTLGAFAIILSLRRRDEMFETIDDLSGLSRTHPVLAFCLAMMMFSLAGIPPLAGFFAKFYVFAAAIKAGLVTLAVIGVVTSVVGAYYYLRIVKVMYFDEAKAPYESMAPGLRIVLAISSVVVILFFLLPGPLRGAADAAAKSLF